From Panthera uncia isolate 11264 chromosome D3 unlocalized genomic scaffold, Puncia_PCG_1.0 HiC_scaffold_8, whole genome shotgun sequence:
TTATGTGTAACACTGCAATTAAATATAGGATGTTAACTGGATTCTATGGACtacattttacatatgaattaTTATAGATATTAAATAGGTTGCATTATCCACTATGCATTGAATTTGCATACctacacacacaggtacacatcTATATTGAACACGTATAGGTATTAACTCTAATATCTTGCATGTTGAAACTGTAAAGTTGTAAACACCTTTTAACTTTAATGCTCAAAGTGGCAGAAAGCAACGTAAAAGGGGGTAAAAAGATTGCAGCAAAACGGCAATCTCTTGTCCTGTCTAAAGGGAGAAACCATCCATCAGCGCCAGCCAACTATTTCCGCTTGGGAATGCTGGCCCCAAACTGTCCGATATTAAGTTttcaagagaagcagaaaactcCGATCTTTATGTGGACTcccaattttttaagtttagaaaattattattatttttttttaaacacagtgcAGTCCCACAAAACACTTCTGCAAGCAATATCTAGCTTCTCAACCACCAGTTTGCAATTTCTGGTTTAAATCTCTTGTGGTTCTCTGCAtgctttttaagtttaatatGCTCTAAATGTATTCagatatggaaaataaagatgaacaatGAAAGGGATAATTACAATTTCTGGATTTCATAGTAAACATTCAGTCTGGACTGGGATCTATAAACAACTTCTTTTGCCTTAATAGATGGTCTATTGGTCACTTTTCTTACTTACACCTTTTTCAGATGGGTCTAACCACAGCTCGTCACTGACTCGTGATAGAGCTTGGATTGCTTTCCCAAATACTACGGAGCAAAAGAAAGGtatggtttacattttttctctCAAACAATAACAGCAAATTGTAGGACTACTTCAGCATTCACAGGACTCAAGATAAATTCATAAAGAACAGTCTTTTATAGACTAATGCTACAAATTGCTTTAAACACAGAATAATACTCTTGACAAAATGCTAGACACATAGTAAGAGATCAATAAATTTACAGAATGAGTGtgcaaaatgataaaatgcagTAACATTCTTCCTTTCTGTACTGTAGCAAGCCAATTTCCATACTAATGTATTTTTAGACTTGGtttaccaccccccacccctgcccaaaaAAAGAACTGTGAAAATAGAGCATGGAGAGGTTGAAGGGATTCAATAACTTCACAGGTGGCAAGGTCAAAACAAGTCACATGAAAGAAATTAGAGGCATTTAAGATGCATCTCTGAAATTTGAAGGTAGCACGCAAAATGCCAGATCTCAGATCTCACCAAACACACTCAGATGCCCTGTATCAGAGGCCAGGATGAATGACATATTGGTCTAATCTGGTATGACACAGTTCATATTCTTATGAATTATGAATAAGTACAAAATGTGACAAATGGATATGGAATACTATGCTGCAATAAAAATGGATGGCCACAGCAATCCATGGaacagtagaaaaaagaaaaattaattccagaaCATAAAATCAGGTTACAATATTAAGAATCAAGGGTGTGTGAATTGGGTGTGCCAGTGTCAAACTGAGATGGGATGACcaatggtggggggggaggggaaagaggcatTTCTCCCTTTTACCACTTCACGTTCAACACTTTTTCCTAGAGCTGCCTGTTGCAGACCCTTCATTCCTCCAATGACTAGGTTTTGAGCACCCACTATGTTTGGGGTACAACCCAAGGCAATGGGAGTAGAGCAGTGAACAGGACAGGAACGGTTCTGCCCTCACCGTACATACAGTccaggagaaaaagcaaaaacaatcagACAAATAATTGCTTATCGAGAAGTGAGCTATATACTGCAAGAGAACCTCCTAGAACTCTGAGAACATGGAACAGCTGAGGGCCTGTGCTTCCCTTTCCTGTTCATTACTACTATTCCATATTTGTCCTCAACACAGAGCAAGCCAGCCACAACACAAGATGCCTTTCTAGGATCACTTCACACCTTACAAAATGTAGGAAACCACCGTTTTCCTAAATAGAAACTTTAGGAAGTTTCTGAAAATCCTTGTTTAAGTACTATTTGTAGCATGCAATAGTTCCTATACATTCCCATCTATTATTGAGCTCTTTACATGCATCTCCGTTTCATTCCTACAAGGCCTATAAGGAAAACgttactattctcattttacagatgaagaaactgagcagCGCCCCCCGCCNNNNNNNNNNNNNNNNNNNNNNNNNNNNNNNNNNNNNNNNNNNNNNNNNNNNNNNNNNNNNNNNNNNNNNNNNNNNNNNNNNNNNNNNNNNNNNNNNNNNccccccccccccccccccccccccccccccccgccaagtgATTCAGTGGCTTGTTCCAGGTCACACGTCAAAAAATAGCATTTGGAATAAAAAACAGGTTGATGCTTTTCTCGTGGCACTAAAACACTTCAAGGgtctaaacattattttttctcccaACTCCACCCAACACTGTCCTTATCAGCGCTCCCAGTCTCTGTTCCAATGTGCAACTTCATTTCATGGACacccaagaaaataaatactacgcataaataaaagcagatgggctctctttcttccctcagaAGCTACTAGAAGCTTGGGTGGGCGGCGGCTGTTTGTGGCCAGGCCTTGTGTCAGCCAGTCATTGAGCATAAGAGCAAAGGAGAAGACCCTGAGGCTGAACCTGcggctttctcttttcttattcttttactttttttttttttttttttttttttttggttttcctttttctacaaAGGTAGGCAAAAAAGGTCGCTCCACCTTTCACCTGACTGCCGCTCATCCCGCACTTCAGCATGGCCGCAGCCCTAACAAGCAGGGCCCCGAGGCGCGCCTCAGCTCGACGGCCCCAGGTGCCCGGATGTCGGCCGCACCCTCCGAAGCTTCGAGATCTTACTCCTCCCgccaccctcccttccccaaagGGCAGCTAAGTTTGACGTCGCGGAAGGGCCTGTACGGGCCTCCGTAGGCCGTCTCCCGTCGACCTCCTCTGTCATTGGTTGAGAGCGAGGTGGGCGGGTCGCCCCGGAGCCCGAGGAagaaggcggcggcggcggtggtgACTGAGCGCAGCCCTGTGACAGGATGGTGAGGAGTGCAGATGCGGCGGCCGAGGCCTAGCTCTCGGCCGCGGTGCTGCATCGTTGGGAGACGTTGGGAGTCTCTGAGCGAGGGCATGGGCGATCTCGGGGGCGTGGCGGGCGCAGCCCAGGTCCGGGCCTGGAGAAGGcccagggggagggcaggggaggatcAGGGGCAGCCACCGCTGGGTGCGGCCGGCTCGCACCCCCGCCCCAGGGACCAGAGGACGTCCGAGGGGGGAAAGGGCCCCCCTCAGCGACTCGTCCTGTCACGAGACCCGCGCGCCCGAGCCGGGAAAGACCTTTGGGCCTGGTCCTCTAGCTCCTGAGAAAGGGGCATGGTCCCCTCCGTTTCCAGACGTTTCCCTACTCCTTTCCCTTAAAAGGCACCTCCCGCTGGTGAGGGTATACCAGTTGCCTGCCGCTTGCGTGGAAAGCTGGCTTCTCGGATGCAAAATGGGAACTAACGAGCAGAATCCCCTATCCATTTTAGTTTGCCGTCCGAGAAAAGAGAATACAAACTATCCCCTTAGCCCCTGCAATTTAGTGCAGCTGCCATTGAAAATTGGTAGTGAGTCCTCAAAGGACTGGATGTGGCTCTTAGAATGGCTGGAACCGTTGTTTCCTTAATGATTTAGGAGCTCCTTGAAATTGGAAACATTTGTGAATGTGTACATTCTTTCCGGGTAAGGAGCCAGTGTGGGTGCCGGGGCGGGGGGGTAGTTTGTGGAGCTTTACCTCGTCAGACTCATCGGACTGCCCTGCCCGCTTCAAGGCCAAACCCCACCCGCTGGCCTCCAGTAGGTGTCCGCCCCTGCGACCGTCTTATGTAAAAACTCGGGAGCTGCTGCTGGAGAGGACTCCGAGCCACGATCAGATTTTCAAAGGTGTCCTTCACTCTCTGAAAAGTTAACCTGTTCAGAAGGAGCTCTGATTATCTCGGTGTTTGTGTTGGTGAGGGTAACTGTAAAGGGACTTCTATTTCTGATGGGCATCCATTGCACGTTTTAAGATTCCCACGATTGTGTGACAAGCATAGCCTTGGAGGTGGTTGTAGACGTGACAGCCAAAGATTTATGGTCTGTGCGTCTTTGTATATGTGAAAGGTTTTTAACCCCGTCTTTTGATTTTTGCTTCTCAGCAGACTCCAGTTTAGAGTGATCGGTTTACAATAATTTTGAGGCAGCTATTCCTGAGAGAAGAGGACATATGATTCCATACTCATGTTCCTGAAGGGTTTTTTGAGAaatgaacactttaaaaaaaaaaaaaaatttttttttaacgtttatttatttttgagacagagagagagagagcatgaacaggggagggtcagagaaagagggagacacagaatctgaaacaggctccaggctctgagctgtcagcacagagcctgacgcggggctcgaactcacggaccatgagatcgtggcctgagcctaagtcggatgctcaaccgactgagccacccaggcgccccgagaaatgaACACTTTTTAAGGGGAGTTACACTGGAACATTACTTGTCACGTGAGATAGAACTGGGCATAATTTAGCATTAGCGGActctttcatgattaaaaacgtTTTATTTGGCAAAGTAGACTAGAAATATTCAACACCTGGTATACAGGGTCTGTGGGCAGCAAATTCAGGTGTGGAGAAGGTCCAGTTGTAGCTGGAGGAATGTGTTTGGTTTTGTATCTTTCGTTGGTGGCTTCATCACTTGATAATGTATTCATAGTGCTGTGTTAGATCTTCTATGCAAAATAATGATCTAGCTGCAGCATAAATTTTCCAACTACTAGAATTTTGAGCATAAGAGAATTAAAATCAGTATACTTGAGGAATTAGTCCTTACGCATCCAGAAAATGTTAGCTTTCATTTACATTGTTACTGGtgaattttccaaattgttttacaaaatttgaaacagaacaggaaacaaaagagattGGAATCATGGTAGAGAAGAGTAGGAGAAGTAGAAAAAATCGACAAGGCAAATTTCTTTTAcagtgcgtttgtgtgtgtgtgtgtccgtgtgtgtgtcatgtttaaaaatacagcaaatgGTTCTTTTGGTATTGTTTTGAGCAAAGccgatttttaacattttctttcataacaCTCAGAAATCATTAACAAGTGTTTGCATATTCATTTGGTATGAGTTTTTGTTgctctgtttttggtttgtttcttttcgtTGCTTTCTTTTAACATTGGTCATGtttcaccctttttttttcattcccctgTCTGCAATCAACTTCTTCATTCCACTAAGGCTGGGCACAGAGTAAGTTTCTTCTCTTAGCTCCTACTAACAATGGTGGTCGGGTGGCTGATTACTGGGATTTCACCCTTTTACAATCTATCAAATAGGAAATAACCAAATTCCTATGCTTTGATTGGGTtggttctttatttaaatttaacaaaGCTGCCATTTCTAGGATCTTTTGCTGTCTCAAAAGACTACAAACTTTGCCTAACCTGAACTGTCAAAAGTGTGGAATTTGGGCAAGGACGTTCCTCAGAGTATGACATTTGTTATGTGACACTATCTCCCCTATAACTTAGTCACCTATATGAAATGAGAGTCTTACTAAGAATCTTTACtagtttgagataatttttgtttGGTCATTCATATAGTTATAGCTTTAGACTGCTAATATCTTTAGACTTAGGCATAATCCGTAATACGTGATAGAATTTAGGTCATCAGTCATTATAAAGTATCGTGTCTTACTAATATTCTTTCTAGCACATTCAGATTCAACAGCTGATTATcagtcccaaagattttgaacctgCTATATATAGACGTATTCCCTTTTACGAGTAGttggaggggttttttttttaatgtagacatctattttctacctttttctcAAATGCCAGCTTCCCACATTAACTATGTACTTCAATCCATATCTGAAGGGATCCCCCTCTAAAGATGAAGATTGTTCTGTCTCCAGGTACTTTTGCATTGATTACCAGTGAGGGTGGAAACTTCATAGTGGTCTTTAGTTTTACAGTAAGATGTTTTATCCACTAAGATCTGGATTGAAACAATTAAGTCATTGAACAAATAACCAGCTGAAACcacactttaaaaagaagaaacttatttaacaatttcttttaaagtatgcTAATTGTGTAACCTCGTGTTACCTCAGTTACTCTGTGTCCTGATAACAGTTCCTTTCCTTTGTAATCATGTTGATATTTGTTGCAAGATGAATCAAGTTTGTTTTAGTAATAATTTTAGTttgacacattttcatttttgattaaTTTCAGTTTACAAAGTCTATGGTGGCAAAACTATTTTCTGATTGTATcgtatttatttaatgttttctttctcaatattaaGGAATAGTCATGCCTTCTTTAAAAGCAGTTAAAGGGCATGTACATTTATGGATGGAATGTCTGTGTGGGAAAACATCCTGTTACAGAATGAGGGTGCTTATACTAATCAACATAAGAAATTGATTATTGTCCTTTGGGGGgcagatattacttaaaaatgacCTTTTGACAGTATTCCATTAACTGAatcaaataatgtttatattcaaatcttgaattttcaaaattaaaattttacaggattgaggtttttatttattcttttatacttaagtgcaaaatttatttttgtcatctgaGACTATGTTGCAACCCTAAACCACCTCCTGCTAAATTCATGACTTATTTAGTtgatctcttttttgttttgttttgttttgttttaatctctaaTGCACATGAAAGActgtgaaaatgttattttaaatttgggaACCAAACTGAGGGTACATAGGCAATTTAATCTAGACAGTAGAAATATGACAGGatttttaataaggaaagaaGATAACAGAGATCATAATTCAAAAGCACGTGTTTGTCCTATCGAAACTCTTTGAAGCATAGGCTGTTTTTATTCCTATATACTGTAGAACTAATTGTTTTAagtaaaacattataaattttgGCTACTGCTCCTCCATATAGTTTAGTAAACAGTCTAGTAAACATAAATTACAGAATTAAGTTTTTTCTCTATCACTACATTTTTAGCAATTCTCTTTATTAATGTTCCTGGAACATTGGAATCAGTATATTAGGTTTTACATTATAGCTGGAGAACTAGGAATTACCGTATCACACCTCAAAAATGCCAAATCCCATAGGACCCagtagtgtatttttcattttgcaatttTTTGTGTCATTTATAGGTCTCTAAATGAATTGCTTTAGAAAGCCCAATTTTATTCTTGGTAAATTGAATGATGACCTGTATTGTGAATGCACACCTATTTATGACCAAAATAAGGTTGATTAGAACAGAGTAGGTTACCATATGCGTGTTTGTTTAAATGGTCATGTTAAGAACTGTATGGATAACTTCTGCTCTTATGGGTTCTGGAATCTctgcttaatttaatttaaaaggggAGTTAAGAGAGAACATCTTGTTTTGACATCATGTTTGACATGACACCTTGTCTCACCTTGACACTTTAAAGTTGGTGTTGGTATTAGGAGACCTGCACATCCCACACCGGTGCAACAGTTTGCCGGCTAAATTCAAAAAGCTGCTGGTGCCAGGAAAGATTCAGCACATTCTCTGTACTGGAAACCTTTGCACCAAAGAGAGTTATGACTATCTCAAGACTCTGGCCGGTGATGTTCATATTGTGAGAGGAGACTTCGATGAGGTGAtgtatttctctttccattcacaactgtttctttttcttaattcttacaTATATAAGCTTTATTCTTTACACCTTAGTTTTTCAACTGTGAAGGTCTTTTGTTGTTAACATCCCAAATGcagttttttaagcttatttatttattttgagcaaggttgggggggggggggggggggggggggggagtggcagggagagaatcccaaggaggctccacacacTGAACGAGCCTGACGTTGGGTTCGATCCCATTACCGtaagtaagatcatgacctgagcggaaatcaagtcgttggatgctcaaccaactaagccatgcaggtgccccccaaataccAATTTCCTACACATACTTGTTTCTTACTCTTTGCAAATCACTGATAGTAGATTACTCAATAAGCATATTAAATACTTGTTCTGACTAAATTGATATGGACTAAAAGTGATTGTGTTGCTATTTTTTGTAGTGATATCATTtagtttataaagttttttttttaatttttttagtgtttattatttttgagagagagtgcgagcagaggaggggcagagagagagagaagcaggctccaggcttctagctTACACAGAACCCGAggaggagctcgaactcacaaactgtgagatcatgaagtcagatgcttaactgactgaaacacccaggagCCCTATAAAGTTTTTATTACTTCTCACCACCACCTCTACTACCCTGTTCCAAGCCACCATATCACTCTTATATTCCAGCTTTCTCATtctacccttccttcctccacagtttgttctctaagtaGCAACCAGTGTGATCCTTTTTAGGCGAAGTAACATCACATCACCACTCTGCTGAAAACCCTGCTGTGGCTCCCTAACTCCAGGGTTGACAATAAAGGGGCATGAGGAAGTTTTGAGGACTTGATAGAACTGCTCTGGGTTTGATTGTGGCAGAGCTTACATGACTATATTTGTCAAAAACCCTTGAATTGTACACTAAAAAGGGTAAATTtactgtatgtgaattatacctcaataaacccGACTTTAAGGAAAAAAGTTAGAAGTTCTGGGATTCCAGCTTTGCCCATTAGTTAATAATGAGATTTTAGGCAAATTACATCCTCTTAGTTTCCTCTCACGTAAATGATTGGAATAGATGATTTTTAAGGCCCTACTCATACTAACACTGTATGATTTAGCATGATAAATCTGATTCTAGTGTaaaaaattgccttttatttctgggaATATAAGCTTTTTCATAAATTAACTTAATTGGTGCTGTTTAATGGGATTCCTTTATATCAAACTGAGTTAAGTatagtgtctttttcttttttttagtggattaaaaaaaaaaaaagttcagggatacctgggtggttcagtcagtttagcatctgactcttgggtttcagctcaggtcatgatcttgtcgttcatgagtttgagccctgcatcaggctctgcactgacagtgaggagcctgtttgggattctctctgtctccctccgtccctccttTGCACAcgttctctcccccctctctcaaaataaataacttaaaaaaataaaataaattaaaaaaagatttcggGTAACTTTCCACCTGAGAGCAAAAGACAGGGAAATGAGAAGGAAGGCACAGACTTGTTGTCAATAATTAGAATATAGGTTTGGTTTGTTAAAAACATATTTGGGTTTCTGCTTGTGTTATGCTAAAGACAGTTTCAGTagcaagaattaaaattttttgcttcTGATTGCTAAATTCACAGACCCTGGAGCCATACTACCAGGGTTTAGATCTTGGCTCAACCACTTATTACTAaggtgtgaccttaagcaagttattttaacctctctgtgcctcagtttcctcatccataaaatgggggtCATAACAGAAGCTGccttttaggattgtttgtaaGTATTAAGTAGGTTGATGTTTATAAAGCCCTTGGGATAGTGCCTGCTTCATACTAAGTACTGAATAAGTGttaactatcattattatttgaaACCATCTATATAATTATTAAAGCCTGGGATATAATGAACACATCTAGCTTATAGGTCGTATGCCTAGAATTGTTAGGTAGAGGAAACTCACAAATTTGGGGGAGTAGTTATTCTCCACAGCATGCCCCAAAGAACCTatattctacaaaaaaaaaaacaaaacacaagaaagggATTGCATGGTAAATTCCAGTTTACCTGGAGTAAGTTATGTTTTGAGCATAGTTGTAGCCTTAGAGACTGAGGAGAAATCAAGTATTTAacaaatgggggtgcctgggtggctcagtcggttaagcatctaactttggctcaggttatgatctcatagctcatgagtttgagccctgcgcagggctctgtgctgacagctcagagtctggagcctgcttcggattctgtgtctccctctctgtccctcccctggttgtgctctctctctcagaaataaacatttaaaaatatatatttaataggggtgcctgggtggtcagttggttgggtgtctgactttggctcaggtcatgatctagtggtccgtgagttcaagccccatattgggctctgtgctgacagctcagagcctggagcctgctttggattctgtgtctccctttctctctgaccatccccttctcacactctctttctctctcaaaaataaacattaaaaaattttttaaaaatatgtatatatttaataaatgtattggTTGTGGAGCACTGTATCCAAACATCCATATGGGATTGAATGTTTAAGCaggttgttttttaaacataagtatctctgaaatatatatatgttttcatgtCTGTTTCTTATCTTAGAATCTGAATTATCCAGAACAGAAAGTTGTGACTGTTGGGCAGTTCAAAATTGGTTTGATCCATGGGCATCAAGTTATTCCTTGGGGAGACATGGCCAGCTTAGCCCTGTTGCAGAGGCAGTTTGATGTGGACATTCTTATCTcgggacacacacacaaatttgaaGCATTTgagcatgaaaataaattttacattaatcCAGGTTCTGCCACTGGAGCATATAATGCCTTGGAAACGTGAGTaggaatttggggattttttaaagttaataattgCATGTGTCGTGTTTCATAAAGGAGAAATGCAGCCATTTCAGTGATAGCCTTTGTGGCATTCTTCTTTGGGtgattattctttttgatacgtAACAACTCGAATTCTCCTTGAATCCAAATTGTCATTGTAAATTGAAATTTTTAGTGCGGTGCTTTTTAGTACAAAACActgacattatttatattttctttcagaaacattATTCCTTCATTTGTGTTGATGGATATCCAGGCTTCTACAGTTGTCACTTATGTGTATCAGCTAATTGGAGATGATGTGAAAGTAGAACGAATTGAAtacaaaaaatcttaaaagccagGCCTAtcttgctgggtttttttttttcattccctgtTCAAATCAAGTAATTAAACATTTATGAGCCACAGAATTGTAtcacttttataatattttgcagTAAAATATAATATCTTCTGTTAATACAGTGTTCCAAGCTTCTTATAAACTGTTAAGAATATATTCCGTTCCCGTATatgatttatatgaaaaaatgtcCACCACCCAGTAAATGGTCACGTGTTAAGAAAAATTTATCCTTGTAAATATCTTCAAAGTTGATATTTGGAACTTTATTACAAAAGTAGTGCATGAGGAAAAAGAATCTAGACTTTCttgtatacatttttctcttcactAATAAACAATTAACCTTTCATTTATACTTTCTTGGtaaacttgttttaatttttttaaatcataaaaggggtgactggctggtcaagcatccaactcttaattttggcttgggtcatgatctcacagtttgtgagatctgtgctgacaaggcagagcctgtttgggattcctgccccccccccccccccacctctcccctgcaccTGTGTGcgtgcgctctttctctctctcaaaataaataaactttaaaaaaaagaaataaaataggctcctgggtggttcagtcggttaagcatccgactttggctcagatcatgatcttgtggttcatgggtttgagccccgcattgggctctctgctgtctgtgtgGAACCCACTTCActtcctcagtctctctctttctgccccttccccgctctctctctctcaaaaataaatacacatttttttttaaagttaaaaattcttggggcgccttgggtggctcagtcagttgagcgtccgacttcagctcaggtcatgatctcacagtccatgggttcgagccccgcatcgggctctgtgctgaccgctcagagcctggagcctgctttggattctaggtctccctctctctctgcccctcccctgctcatgctctgtctctctctgtcaaaaataaataaaacatggggcgcctgggtggcgcagtcggttaagcgtccgacttcagccaggtcacgatctcgcggtccgtgagttcgagccccgcgtcaggctccgggctgatggctcggagcctggagcctgtttccgattctgtgtctccctctctctctgcccctcccccgttcatgctctgtctctctctgtcccaaaaataataaataaaaaacgttgaaaaaaaaaaaattaaaaaaaaaataaataaataaaacattaaaaaataataaataaaaaaaataaagttaaaaattattttaaataaaaaataaaaggaaattaaatgcaCCTAGGCATTAAAGTGATGAGGTAGATGGACTGACCTTTCAGGGTGCTCTCATTTCTTACAACATTCTGGGTCATAATGTTGGGCTCAGATTtgattttccaaagaatataCTATATTGACATATTAAATCAGCAATAATTCCTCAAACTGTTGCTTTAAATTGCCCTATTcctatttttcaagttttaactgtgtgtgtttatgtgtatgtgtgtatacgtatttttttaaacagtaatgtTTAGAAATTCCGGAAGCACACTAGAGTGAATACATAATGTAAAGAATCCTCTGATTAGTACAGTTACTCCCAACTCTAGCTTGAGAGGCCAAGTGTTTGTGTGGCAGTTTTCATAAAATAGGGCAGAttgatatttttaagttgttttcaagcagcaaatacttattaagcacctTCTTTACAAATCAGGGTGCTATGTCTATCAAGTGCTGTTCTGTATCAGGATATTTCAGGGCTTTCCTTAGCCCagtcaagaaaataatttgtaggGAATTCCAATGTTGCTGTTTTAGGACTTACTGtaagcagaaaaataattaatacaattTACCTCTCAgggttaaagaaaaataattcaattttaagccacaagaaaatttttaattgtatctaGCTAGAAATACAAGCAAATATTACACATAAATTTTATTACACAAGTATCAATTAGCACAtggaactacatcaaaccaaTTACACTGTTGTAAAAGTTTCTGAACAAACTAAAATTACTTAATGACTTACTGGTGAATAACAATACTATCCTAAATGTAGAGAGAGGACACAATTCACAACCCCAACCCCCCACCTTTGGCACCTCATTGACTCACAAGACAAGATTGTCAAGTTAACATCACATGTTCTTGTTCTTCAATTGACATTGATTGCATATACTTATTTAGtaaatcttcttcctttttttcttcattcatgtaTGATTCAGAATCATTTGTagaaactgaaaggaaaataaatttataatatctGTTTTGGAAATAA
This genomic window contains:
- the VPS29 gene encoding vacuolar protein sorting-associated protein 29; translated protein: MLVLVLGDLHIPHRCNSLPAKFKKLLVPGKIQHILCTGNLCTKESYDYLKTLAGDVHIVRGDFDENLNYPEQKVVTVGQFKIGLIHGHQVIPWGDMASLALLQRQFDVDILISGHTHKFEAFEHENKFYINPGSATGAYNALETNIIPSFVLMDIQASTVVTYVYQLIGDDVKVERIEYKKS